The Medicago truncatula cultivar Jemalong A17 chromosome 4, MtrunA17r5.0-ANR, whole genome shotgun sequence genome includes a region encoding these proteins:
- the LOC11443628 gene encoding protein Dr1 homolog: MDPMDIVGKSKEDASLPKATMTKIIKEMLPQDVRVARDTQDLLIECCVEFINLISSESNEVCSREDKRTIAPEHVLKALQVLGFGEYIEEVYAAYEQHKLETMQDTLKAGKWSNGAEMTEEQALAEQQRMFAEARARMNGGAIAPKQPDGDQNKIS, translated from the exons atGGATCCCATGGATATCGTTGGCAAATCGAAGGAAGATGCTTCGCTTCCTAAAG CAACGAtgacaaaaataattaaggAGATGTTACCGCAAGATGTTCGTGTGGCGAGAGACACCCAGGATTTATTGATCGAGTGCTGTGTAG agtTTATAAATCTCATCTCATCGGAGTCCAATGAAGTATGTAGCAGAGAGGACAAAAGGACTATTGCGCCTGAGCACGTATTGAAGGCTCTACAG GTGCTTGGATTTGGTGAGTACATTGAAGAAGTTTATGCAGCATACGAACAACACAAGCTGGAGACCatg CAAGATACTTTAAAAGCTGGTAAATGGAGCAATGGAGCTGAGATGACTGAGGAACAAGCATTAGCAGAACAACAAAGGATGTTTGCAGAGGCCCGCGCTAGGATGAATGGTGGGGCCATTGCTCCTAAACAGCCAGATGGTGACCAAAATAAGATTAGCTAG
- the LOC11446599 gene encoding protein MIZU-KUSSEI 1 codes for MKTLIMEDTNTTPQDPSSKRHFHWTNKVGNEDSEEPSPTMSKIIQEQNTKKHEEKPVSGGHAATRKKLQTVAISRIRSVLTVFSKNRSNLPSGLGSRVVGTLFGYRRGHVHFAFQKDPTSQPAFLIELATPISGLVREMASGLVRIALECDKVKEKEGEKKSLRLLQEPLWRTYCNGKKCGFGNRRECGEKDWEILKAVEPISMGAGVLPGGEAGCSDGEVMYMRARFERIVGSRDSEAFYMMNPDSNGAPELSVYLLRV; via the coding sequence ATGAAAACACTAATCATGGAAGACACAAACACAACTCCTCAAGACCCATCTTCCAAAAGACACTTTCATTGGACAAACAAGGTTGGAAATGAAGACTCTGAAGAACCATCACCCACCATGTCCAAAATCATACAAGaacaaaacaccaaaaaacatgaagaaaaaccTGTTTCAGGAGGACATGCAGCAACTAGGAAGAAGCTACAGACCGTAGCAATTTCAAGAATACGTTCTGTTTTAACAGTATTCAGCAAAAACCGTTCAAATCTACCCTCTGGTCTTGGTTCACGTGTTGTTGGAACCCTCTTTGGTTACCGTCGTGGCCATGTTCATTTCGCTTTTCAGAAAGACCCTACTTCACAACCAGCTTTTCTCATTGAGCTTGCAACACCAATTAGTGGTTTGGTTCGTGAAATGGCTTCTGGGTTGGTACGAATTGCTCTTGAATGTGATAAAGTTAAGGAGAAAGAAGGTGAGAAGAAGAGTTTGAGATTGTTGCAAGAGCCACTTTGGAGGACTTATTGTAATGGAAAAAAGTGTGGATTTGGTAATAGAAGAGAATGTGGTGAAAAAGATTGGGAGATTTTGAAAGCTGTTGAGCCTATTTCAATGGGTGCTGGTGTTTTGCCAGGTGGTGAAGCTGGTTGTTCTGATGGTGAAGTTATGTATATGAGAGCTAGGTTTGAGAGAATTGTTGGCTCTAGAGATTCTGAAGCTTTCTATATGATGAATCCTGATAGCAATGG